In one Myotis daubentonii chromosome 1, mMyoDau2.1, whole genome shotgun sequence genomic region, the following are encoded:
- the LOC132211543 gene encoding large ribosomal subunit protein mL42-like — MDVSAVKWAISNRTVLKYLFPIQNGPLYCVCHKSTYSSLPDDYNCKVELALTSDGTTIVYYHPSVKDDTKPIPWPDLVHNYGETQDQTPKTRLEEKDEHFEQGSMIEQLSKMFFTTKYHWYPCGQYHTRRRKLNPPKDR, encoded by the coding sequence ATGGACGTATCAGCAGTGAAATGGGCAATATCAAACAGAACTgtcttgaaatatttatttccaatCCAAAATGGACCTTTATATTGTGTTTGTCATAAATCCACATACTCTTCTCTTCCAGATGACTATAATTGCAAAGTAGAACTTGCTTTGACATCTGATGGCACGACAATAGTTTACTACCATCCTTCTGTGAAGGATGACACTAAGCCTATCCCTTGGCCAGATCTTGTGCATAATTATGGAGAAACACAGGATCAAACACCAAAAACCAgattagaagaaaaagatgaacacTTTGAGCAAGGATCCATGATAGAACAACTTAGCAAAATGTTCTTTACTACTAAGTACCATTGGTATCCTTGTGGACAGTATCATACACGTCGTAGGAAACTGAATCCTCCAAAAGACAGATGA